In the Malaya genurostris strain Urasoe2022 chromosome 1, Malgen_1.1, whole genome shotgun sequence genome, one interval contains:
- the LOC131426002 gene encoding uncharacterized protein LOC131426002 isoform X2, with translation MQKKKKPDKNLQRRSTLARDLLRRHRSLPGRPASQRASQPVIQSEVPTHTGSRPVRPRTDKPQFCCAEHIRVTGVRAFFLLLGLLLLLLVLLVLVLAGTDNFTIHQQQQKQQRHTLPACLPLSSFEHRGTSFSLSAVFFLYKRDGGVRGHSQEVGRTRNGVRTSGNIRRRRRRRTRSQPAMDRRLSMHSDSSQEAMDISSSNRTGSSSTDANNSSFLNNNNNNNNILLNKSAITTTTSADSDNVDSDEDQRRSVHLFQARHSARRENLHQLMDNMLRRKFHSLNNNNYSGKHPASAGNTLLQQHLAAAVVDNNQNHDERETNDGKKYVCPICDTISSTKHDFTEHIRSHNNSKSATGGDNGEGGQFVCKICSKVLSSASSLDRHVLVHTGERPFNCKYCNLTFTTNGNMHRHMRTHKQSERESYESDGSTDSGGSSGASSGMSNNNNNSYNNNYEGEGKRKNSDENVHYKRKIRTINNNILDGSVTEGVQKFCCPVCVRNDFSSMISLESHMDREHPHIPAKCRHCDMVFKSYKALNAHRCGNNNYQNITPGFKDLTFVDFSSEKFPLIAKSVCEQSIRTPVTSQKFECTKCYRAFPCSKTLEMHVRECGASDYSSSGTEKRKWKTSEASSEEDLKRDDFFANLDLQNKSMSTNMSSNVSEAPTTPSSLDKSFSSPIMSREIKQEPNYYHHSGANYPPQQDNKDLADIQSIINVTSSGGFFRQLDKDPYPPLLKDEEEAQDAFTAEFRKMKLRGEFPCRLCAAVFPNLRALKGHNRIHVSAAGPGPYRCNMCPYIINDKATLIRHMRSHNGDRPYECALCNYAFTTKANCERHLRNRHGRATRDEVKRAIIYHPSEDSSCEDPLKKMQMFNTPPGDFDRDVDDHPSDRSTPVSHLKEMLMPIPMSLVTKIDSTPMPITPAKIQVKSLEKLNQLTPPQEQDYEKETPDTPVSQQPSEPSHPIDLSMDVLDLSKKPEPIIRRENDADSDHPRSDAEDDDDERGDDDAEDEDEEEQQAAKIPKLDLSLLEKNQHQLQLMQQKLFSEALSKMDPAHYFQLSQLYSRFGFPAAAAFPLHPLFLQNPLLCAPGALGDLKNFFPKEFPLLPQMSGGSLIGNPFHSPSESPKSSTESTVGSGPAPFVTTTPLSAKNSGAQQSPQSLPNSLQQQKVLYQHHQQQQIPPPPPPPPSSMSASIPMGNGPVKMVIKNGVLMPKQKQRRYRTERPFACEHCSARFTLRSNMERHIKQQHPQFWSQRQRGGHHMMRGRGHSSAAAAAAVAAAAAASAVTSNPGSALHQHHHPHHQSMAAAFGGISDQVKYAILAQQSGKAAAGHHPNHRPVVDGGSEIGGTAGMSSMLQNIIAQGQNPFGAGAPMHHNQHHHHQHQAQSRAEHSAVKAGNGEHHRAGDDEEDEEEEEEEDEQELVIDEELEIDEGDHPEDLSSKGGNESEQELPRPVQVTRNDSPVFQHKILKQKLEETKEQRQQAAKAVAEGILEQAIRQRKEVDKEKEQPKSSADESDLVSVSKLVDNATNVAFENYFRPDVPLSQDQSDEEGLVASGSASESNNSGTDDPNPSNHLQKKKSAYSLAPNRVSCPYCQRMFPWSSSLRRHILTHTGQKPFKCSQCTLLFTTKSNCDRHLLRKHGDVESAMSIPVPIDDLLDPKPEPIPVAVAEAIAKSKGTPPSSRPASPKPQSAQSVRLEEDHQPAAPAVKALTVAKEEEEEEFEPIPSPEPAAKIKDEPSTDDNSTIPAVNSDLPFKCHLCDCSFADRVSCLDHIKQSHVHEFALLMNKVTLEAESEAPSGSPDDDESGNNGEGGRGGKYPDYANRKVICAFCLRRFWSTEDLRRHMRTHSGERPFQCDVCRRRFTLKHSMLRHQRKHKCSRLNGGGGVAEAAGKNGHVASSDFSDDEPEMAPTPPPAVPQSQQKQQLPQAITRSSAKGLLGGGGGSSADLIGNLLGISDQGILNRMLLGSASDAARLLGVEK, from the exons AtgcagaagaagaagaagccgGACAAAAACCTACAACGGAGAAGCACACTGGCAAGAGATTTATTACGCCGCCATCGCAGCTTGCCAGGCCGACCAGCCAGCCAGCGAGCCAGCCAGCCAGTCATCCAGTCAGAGGTCCCCACACACACGGGATCCCGTCCTGTCAGGCCGCGAACTGACAAGCCGCAGTTTTGTTGCGCAGAGCACATCAGAGTCACTGGTGTGCGTGCTTTTTTCCTCTTACtagggctgctgctgctgctgctagtgCTGCTGGTGCTGGTGCTCGCAGGAACGGACAATTTTACGatccatcaacaacaacaaaaacaacaacggcacacactgcctgcctgcctgccgtTGTCGTCATTCGAACATAGGGGGACGTCGTTTTCTCTTTCCGCTGTCTTCTTCCTGTACAAGAGAGATGGGGGCGTTCGAGGTCATAGCCAGGAGGTTGGGAGGACACGGAATGGAGTGCGCACATCAGGCAACATCAGAagaaggaggaggaggaggacgaG ATCTCAACCAGCGATGGATCGTCGTCTATCGATGCACTCCGACTCGTCCCAGGAAGCGATGGATATAAGCTCCTCGAACCGCACCGGCAGCAGCAGCACCGATGCGAACAATTCTTCGTTcctcaacaataacaacaacaacaacaacattttACTGAATAAATCTGCGATCACCACGACGACTAGTGCCGACTCCGACAATGTCGACTCGGATGAGGATCAACGCCGTTCGGTCCATCTGTTCCAGGCCCGTCACAGTGCCCGAAGGGAAAACCTGCACCAGTTGATGGATAACATGTTGCGCCGGAAGTTTCACAGTTTGAACAACAACAACTACAGTGGGAAACATCCGGCGTCGGCTGGGAACACTTTGCTGCAGCAGCATCTGGCGGCGGCGGTCGTTGACAACAACCAGAATCATGACGAAAGGGAAACGAATGACGGAAAGAAGTATGTGTGTCCGATTTGTGACACGATTTCATCGACCAAACATGACTTCACGGAACACATCCGATCACACAACAACAGCAAATCGGCAACCGGCGGTGATAACGGAGAAGGTGGTCAGTTTGTGTGTAAAATCTGCTCGAAGGTTCTGTCGTCCGCATCGTCGCTGGATCGCCACGTGCTGGTGCACACCGGAGAGCGACCGTTCAACTGTAAGTACTGCAATCTGACGTTCACGACGAATGGCAATATGCATCGGCACATGCGAACCCACAAACAGTCGGAACGGGAAAGCTACGAAAGTGATGGTTCTACGGATAGTGGCGGAAGTAGCGGGGCAAGCAGTGGGATgtccaacaataacaacaatagctACAACAACAACTACGAAGGGGAAGGAAAGCGCAAGAATTCGGACGAAAATGTCCACTACAAGCGCAAGATTCGTACTATCAATAATAACATCCTGGACGGCAGTGTGACCGAAGGGGTTCAGAAGTTTTGCTGTCCGGTTTGTGTCCGGAATGACTTTTCCAGTATGATCAGTTTGGAAAGTCACATGGACCGGGAACATCCGCATATTCCGGCAAAGTGTCGTCACTGCGATATGGTGTTCAAAAGCTACAAAGCCCTGAATGCGCACCGGTGCGGAAACAACAACTACCAAAACATAACTCCGGGTTTCAAAGATTTGacgtttgttgatttttcaagtgaaaaatTCCCACTGATAGCGAAGAGTGTTTGCGAGCAGAGCATCCGGACACCGGTGACCAGTCAGAAGTTCGAATGTACCAAGTGTTACCGAGCGTTTCCCTGTTCGAAAACGCTGGAGATGCATGTGCGGGAATGTGGCGCTTCGGattacagttccagtggaacggAGAAACGCAAATGGAAAACGAGTGAGGCATCGTCGGAGGAGGACCTCAAACGAGATGATTTCTTTGCCAATCTGGACCTGCAGAATAAGTCTATGTCGACGAACATGTCATCGAATGTTTCCGAGGCACCCACCACTCCGTCATCGTTGGACAAATCGTTCTCCTCACCGATCATGTCCCGTGAGATAAAACAAGAGCCAAACTACTACCACCACAGTGGTGCCAACTATCCTCCGCAGCAGGACAACAAAGATCTCGCCGACATCCAGTCGATTATCAACGTCACCTCGTCCGGGGGATTCTTCCGCCAGTTGGATAAGGATCCGTACCCTCCGCTGCTGAAGGATGAAGAAGAAGCTCAGGATGCTTTCACTGCGGAGTTTCGTAAAATGAAACTTCGTGGTGAATTTCCCTGTCGGCTGTGTGCCGCCGTCTTTCCCAACCTACGGGCGTTGAAGGGTCACAACCGGATTCACGTATCCGCAGCCGGTCCGGGACCGTACCGGTGCAACATGTGCCCTTACATCATCAATGACAAGGCGACTCTGATTCGACATATGCGATCTCACAACGGAGATCGACCGTACGAGTGTGCCCTCTGCAATTATGCCTTCACAACGAAAGCGAACTGCGAACGCCACCTGCGGAATCGCCATGGCCGTGCGACCCGTGACGAAGTCAAACGGGCTATCATCTATCATCCCTCGGAGGATTCGTCCTGTGAGGATCCGTTGAAGAAGATGCAAATGTTCAATACGCCACCCGGGGACTTCGATCGGGACGTGGATGATCATCCGTCCGACCGGAGCACTCCGGTGTCGCACCTGAAGGAAATGCTGATGCCAATACCGATGAGTCTAGTCACTAAGATCGACAGCACACCGATGCCGATTACGCCGGCCAAAATTCAGGTGAAAAGTTTGGAAAAGCTTAACCAATTGACTCCGCCGCAGGAACAAGACTACGAAAAGGAAACACCGGACACTCCGGTTTCCCAACAGCCTTCGGAGCCGAGTCATCCGATCGATCTAAGCATGGATGTGTTGGATTTGAGCAAGAAACCGGAACCGATCATTCGCCGCGAAAACGATGCAGACTCGGATCATCCTCGTTCCGATGCCGAAGACGATGACGACGAACGTGGCGACGATGACGCGGAGGATGAAGACGAAGAGGAACAACAGGCCGCCAAAATCCCAAAACTGGATCTATCGTTGCTGGAGAAAAACCAACACCAACTTCAGCTGATGCAACAGAAACTCTTCAGCGAAGCGCTATCCAAAATGGATCCGGCCCATTACTTCCAACTAAGCCAACTGTACAGCCGGTTCGGTTTTCCGGCGGCCGCTGCCTTTCCCCTACATCCATTGTTCCTACAGAATCCTCTGCTGTGCGCTCCCGGTGCTCTCGGTGATCTGAAAAATTTCTTCCCCAAAGAATTTCCCCTGTTGCCACAGATGTCCGGCGGTAGTCTGATCGGAAATCCGTTCCACTCGCCATCGGAATCACCCAAGAGCAGTACGGAATCCACGGTCGGATCCGGACCAGCTCCGTTCGTCACCACAACACCTCTATCGGCTAAAAACTCCGGAGCTCAGCAATCGCCACAAAGTTTGCCAAATTCTCTACAACAGCAAAAAGTACTTTATCAGCATCATCAGCAACAGCAAATTCCCCCGCCACCACCACCTCCCCCGTCGTCCATGTCTGCGTCGATCCCGATGGGAAACGGTCCCGTCAAGATGGTTATCAAAAATGGCGTCCTGATGCCGAAGCAAAAACAACGCCGCTATCGCACCGAACGTCCGTTTGCCTGTGAGCATTGTTCCGCGCGTTTTACACTGCGTTCGAACATGGAACGTCACATCAAACAGCAACATCCACAATTTTGGTCCCAACGGCAACGTGGCGGTCATCACATGATGCGAGGTCGTGGACATTCATCTGCCGCAGCCGCTGCGgcggttgctgctgctgctgcagccTCTGCCGTGACTTCGAACCCCGGGTCGGCTTTGCATCAACATCATCATCCGCATCATCAGTCGATGGCGGCCGCTTTCGGTGGTATTTCCGATCAGGTCAAATATGCAATTCTGGCCCAACAGTCAGGCAAAGCCGCTGCCGGCCACCATCCGAACCACCGACCCGTGGTCGACGGTGGCAGCGAAATCGGAGGTACGGCCGGAATGAGTAGCATGCTTCAGAATATCATTGCTCAAGGGCAGAATCCTTTCGGAGCCGGAGCTCCGATGCACCACAAccaacaccaccaccaccaacatCAGGCACAGTCGAGGGCGGAACATTCAGCGGTAAAGGCGGGCAATGGCGAGCACCACCGAGCGGGAGACGACGAAGAAGATGAAGAGGAGGAAGAGGAAGAGGACGAACAGGAGCTTGTGATTGATGAGGAGCTAGAAATCGACGAAGGAGATCACCCGGAGGATCTGAGCAGCAAGGGAGGCAACGAGTCTGAACAGGAATTACCACGACCGGTTCAGGTTACCAGGAATGACAGTCCCGTGTTTCAGcataaaattttgaagcaaaaaCTGGAGGAAACCAAAGAACAACGGCAGCAAGCAGCGAAAGCTGTGGCGGAGGGAATTCTCGAACAGGCGATCCGACAGCGGAAGGAAGTGGACAAGGAAAAGGAACAACCGAAAAGTAGTGCGGACGAGAGTGATTTGGTGTCGGTGTCCAAACTGGTCGACAACGCCACCAACGTGGCATTCGAGAactattttag ACCTGATGTTCCGTTGTCGCAGGATCAGAGCGACGAGGAAGGCCTGGTCGCATCGGGCTCGGCATCCGAAAGCAACAACTCCGGAACGGATGATCCGAATCCGTCGAATCATTTGCAGAAGAAGAAATCCGCCTACAGTTTGGCTCCCAATCGGGTCAGCTGTCCCTACTGTCAGCGTATGTTCCCGTGGTCCAGCTCGCTACGGCGTCATATCCTTACCCACACCGGTCAGAAACCGTTCAAATGTTCGCAGTGTACTCTCCTGTTCACCACCAAATCCAACTGTGACCGTCATCTGTTGCGGAAGCACGGAGACGTCGAATCGGCCATGTCCATTCCGGTGCCGATTGATGATCTGCTGGATCCCAAACCGGAACCCATTCCGGTGGCCGTTGCCGAAGCTATTGCCAAATCCAAAGGAACACCGCCATCATCTCGACCGGCCAGCCCAAAACCACAATCTGCTCAATCTGTCCGCCTGGAGGAGGACCACCAACCAGCAGCACCAGCAGTCAAGGCGTTAACGGTGGCGAAGGAGGAAGAGGAGGAGGAATTCGAACCGATCCCGTCACCGGAACCGGCCGCTAAAATCAAAGATGAACCATCCACGGACGATAACTCCACGATCCCGGCCGTCAATTCGGATCTTCCCTTCAAGTGCCACCTGTGCGACTGTTCTTTCGCCGACCGAGTGTCCTGTCTGGATCACATCAAGCAATCCCACGTGCACGAATTTGCCCTGCTCATGAACAAGGTCACCCTGGAAGCGGAAAGTGAAGCCCCGTCCGGTTCGCCGGATGACGACGAAAGCGGTAACAATGGCGAAGGCGGTCGGGGTGGAAAGTATCCCGACTACGCCAATCGGAAG GTAATCTGCGCCTTCTGTTTGCGTCGCTTCTGGTCGACGGAAGATCTGAGGCGTCACATGCGCACCCACTCTGGCGAACGACCGTTCCAGTGTGACGTGTGCCGCCGTCGGTTCACCCTGAAGCACAGTATGCTGCGACACCAGCGCAAACACAAGTGCTCTCGGCTGAACGGAGGCGGAGGTGTCGCCGAAGCTGCTGGTAAAAATGGACATGTGGCCTCGTCGGACTTCAGCGATGACGAACCGGAGATGGCACCGACTCCGCCGCCTGCAGTACCACAGTCCCAGCAAAAACAACAGTTGCCACAGGCCATCACCCGTTCTTCCGCGAAGGGATTGCTGGGAGGCGGTGGTGGCAGTTCGGCCGATTTGATCGGCAATTTGCTCGGCATCAGCGACCAGGGTATCCTGAACCGAATGCTGCTCGGATCCGCTTCCGATGCGGCCCGGCTACTGGGCGTGGAAAAGTGA